The proteins below come from a single Rhizobium sp. BT04 genomic window:
- the secA gene encoding preprotein translocase subunit SecA, whose product MVSFGGIARKLFGSSNDRRVRSYQPNVIAINSIEEKTKALTDEQLAAKTVEFRALLAEGKTLDDILIPAFAVVREASRRVLGLRPFDVQLVGGMILHSNAIAEMKTGEGKTLVATLPVYLNALSGKGVHVVTVNDYLAQRDAATMGRVYGFLGMTTGVIVHGLSDEERHAAYACDITYATNNELGFDYLRDNMKYEKNQMVQRGHNFAIVDEVDSILVDEARTPLIISGPLDDRSELYNTIDAFIPMLVPSDYEIDEKQRSANFSEEGTEKLENLLRQAGLLKGNALYDIENVAIVHHVNNALKAHKLFQRDKDYIVRNDEVVIIDEFTGRMMPGRRYSEGQHQALEAKEKVRIQPENQTLASITFQNYFRMYAKLAGMTGTAQTEAEEFGNIYNLDVIEVPTNLPIKRLDEDDEVYRTFDEKFKAIIEEILDAHKRGQPVLVGTTSIEKSELLAERLRKQGFDDFKVLNARYHEQEAYIVAQAGVPGAITIATNMAGRGTDIQLGGNLDMRIERELGEVEAGPERDARIQAIVEEIKELKQKALAAGGLYVIATERHESRRIDNQLRGRSGRQGDPGRSKFYLSLQDDLMRIFGSDRMDSMLTKLGLKEGEAIVHPWINKALERAQKKVEARNFDIRKNLLKYDDVLNDQRKVIFEQRLELMESTNISETVSDMRREVIEDMVEKHIPERAYAEQWDAAGLKTGALNILNLDLPVEDWVKEEGIGEDDIRERLTEAANAAFTEKAERFGDDIMHYVERSIVMQTLDHLWREHIVNLDHLRSVIGFRGYAQRDPLQEYKSEAFELFTALLNNLREAVTAQLMRVELVQQAPAEPEPPLMQAHHLDPTTGEDDFAPAIYQASEVIVSPENRNPDDPATWGKVGRNETCPCGSGKKYKHCHGAFEQV is encoded by the coding sequence CCAGCCGAACGTCATCGCCATCAACTCTATCGAAGAGAAGACCAAGGCCCTGACGGACGAGCAGCTCGCGGCAAAGACCGTGGAGTTTCGCGCCCTGCTCGCCGAGGGCAAGACGCTCGACGACATTCTGATCCCGGCTTTTGCCGTCGTGCGCGAAGCTTCGCGCCGCGTTCTCGGCCTGCGACCTTTTGACGTACAGCTGGTCGGCGGCATGATCCTGCATTCGAATGCGATCGCCGAGATGAAGACCGGCGAAGGCAAGACCCTCGTCGCCACCCTGCCGGTCTATCTGAACGCGCTTTCCGGCAAGGGCGTGCACGTCGTCACCGTCAACGATTACCTCGCCCAGCGCGATGCCGCGACCATGGGCCGCGTCTACGGCTTCCTCGGCATGACCACCGGCGTCATCGTCCACGGCCTCTCCGACGAAGAGCGTCACGCGGCCTATGCCTGCGACATCACTTACGCCACCAACAACGAACTCGGCTTCGATTATCTGCGCGATAACATGAAGTACGAGAAGAACCAGATGGTCCAGCGCGGCCACAACTTCGCGATCGTCGACGAAGTGGACTCGATCCTCGTCGACGAGGCGCGCACGCCGCTGATCATCTCCGGCCCGCTCGACGACCGCTCCGAACTCTATAATACGATCGACGCCTTCATTCCGATGCTCGTCCCCAGCGATTACGAGATCGATGAGAAGCAGCGCTCGGCCAACTTCTCCGAAGAGGGCACCGAGAAGCTGGAAAACCTGCTCCGCCAGGCCGGCCTCTTGAAAGGCAATGCACTCTACGACATCGAGAACGTCGCGATCGTCCACCACGTCAACAACGCACTGAAGGCCCATAAGCTCTTTCAGCGCGATAAGGACTATATCGTCCGCAACGACGAAGTCGTCATCATCGACGAGTTCACCGGCCGCATGATGCCGGGCCGCCGCTATTCGGAAGGTCAACACCAGGCACTCGAAGCCAAGGAAAAGGTGCGGATCCAGCCGGAAAACCAGACGCTGGCCTCGATCACCTTCCAGAACTACTTCCGCATGTACGCCAAGCTCGCCGGCATGACCGGTACGGCGCAGACGGAAGCGGAAGAATTTGGCAACATCTATAATCTTGATGTCATCGAGGTTCCGACCAATCTGCCGATCAAGCGCCTCGACGAGGACGACGAGGTTTACCGGACCTTTGACGAGAAGTTCAAGGCGATCATCGAGGAGATCCTCGACGCCCACAAGCGCGGCCAGCCGGTGCTCGTCGGCACGACCTCGATCGAGAAATCGGAACTGCTCGCCGAGCGCCTGCGCAAGCAGGGCTTCGACGACTTCAAGGTGCTGAACGCCCGCTACCACGAGCAGGAAGCCTATATCGTCGCCCAGGCCGGCGTGCCCGGTGCCATCACCATCGCCACCAATATGGCCGGCCGCGGTACCGACATCCAGCTTGGCGGCAACCTCGACATGCGTATCGAGCGCGAACTCGGCGAAGTCGAAGCCGGCCCGGAGCGTGACGCCCGAATCCAGGCGATCGTCGAGGAGATCAAGGAACTCAAGCAGAAGGCGCTCGCCGCCGGCGGTCTCTATGTCATCGCCACCGAACGCCATGAAAGCCGCCGTATCGACAACCAGCTGCGCGGCCGCTCCGGCCGTCAGGGCGACCCCGGCCGCTCGAAATTCTATCTCTCGCTTCAGGACGACCTGATGCGCATCTTCGGCTCCGACCGCATGGACAGCATGCTGACCAAGCTCGGCCTCAAGGAGGGCGAGGCGATCGTTCATCCCTGGATCAACAAGGCCCTGGAGCGCGCCCAGAAGAAGGTCGAAGCCCGCAACTTCGATATCCGCAAGAACCTCCTGAAGTATGACGACGTTCTCAACGATCAGCGCAAGGTGATCTTCGAGCAGCGTCTCGAACTGATGGAATCGACCAATATTTCCGAGACCGTTTCCGACATGCGCCGTGAGGTGATCGAGGACATGGTCGAAAAGCATATCCCCGAGCGCGCCTACGCCGAACAATGGGATGCAGCCGGCCTGAAGACCGGTGCTTTGAATATCCTCAATCTCGACCTGCCGGTCGAGGACTGGGTGAAGGAAGAAGGCATCGGCGAAGACGATATCCGCGAGCGCCTGACGGAAGCGGCCAACGCCGCCTTTACCGAAAAGGCCGAGCGTTTCGGCGACGATATCATGCATTATGTCGAACGATCGATCGTCATGCAGACGCTCGATCATCTCTGGCGCGAGCACATCGTCAATCTCGACCATCTGCGCTCCGTCATCGGCTTCCGCGGTTATGCCCAGCGCGATCCGCTGCAGGAATACAAATCGGAAGCCTTCGAGCTGTTCACGGCGCTGCTCAACAATCTGCGCGAGGCCGTGACGGCCCAGCTGATGCGCGTCGAACTGGTGCAGCAGGCCCCTGCCGAGCCGGAACCGCCGCTGATGCAGGCCCATCACCTGGACCCGACGACCGGCGAGGACGATTTCGCCCCGGCGATCTACCAGGCGTCGGAAGTCATCGTTTCTCCTGAGAACCGCAACCCCGATGACCCGGCCACCTGGGGCAAAGTCGGCCGCAACGAGACCTGCCCCTGCGGCTCCGGCAAGAAATACAAGCATTGCCACGGCGCCTTCGAGCAGGTCTGA
- a CDS encoding oligosaccharide flippase family protein, translating to MAVIETAEKMLPAGLRPIGSRTLRMLAAVLTERGEKAAAQRMALTAFSIRILSAALAFVSQIVLARLMGEYEYGIFVFVWVLVVVFGDLSCLGFHTAIVRFLPQYRAAGAFEEIRGLTGTARIFALLSGTAMLVAGMLGLHFFGHMIQVYYLIPIFLGLLAMPMIALGDILEGTSRANHWPVMALSPVYIVRPILIIAFMLIAIAIGAEHTAVTAMQAALAATFVTALGQYAATLYRLRRHYDEGPRKVEFLAWFSVAFPIFLIEGVSFLLTNSDVVVVGIFLEPHDVAIYFAAAKTMALVHFINFSVKAASGPRFSSIIAEGDHAQLAVAAVDAARWTFWPALGVGLAVLGAGHLLLSLFGGAFTSGYVVMAILLAGILAKALVGPAETLLMMAGKQNLCVALYVGALAANVGLNLALIPHYGIEGTAIATASAMAVEAILLHLAVRRALGIVLFAFASPSAATPEMRVR from the coding sequence ATGGCGGTCATAGAAACAGCGGAGAAGATGCTGCCCGCGGGTCTGCGCCCGATCGGCAGCCGTACGCTGCGCATGCTTGCGGCCGTGCTCACCGAACGCGGAGAGAAGGCCGCCGCCCAGCGCATGGCGCTGACGGCCTTTTCGATCCGCATCCTCAGTGCAGCCCTTGCCTTCGTCTCCCAGATCGTGCTTGCCCGGCTGATGGGCGAATATGAATACGGCATATTCGTTTTCGTCTGGGTCCTGGTCGTCGTCTTCGGCGATCTCTCCTGCCTTGGTTTCCACACGGCAATCGTTCGCTTCCTGCCGCAATACCGGGCAGCCGGCGCCTTCGAGGAAATCCGCGGCCTGACCGGCACGGCGCGCATCTTTGCGCTGCTTTCCGGCACGGCGATGCTCGTCGCCGGCATGCTCGGACTGCATTTCTTCGGCCATATGATCCAGGTCTATTATCTCATCCCGATCTTCCTCGGCCTGCTCGCCATGCCGATGATCGCGCTCGGCGACATTCTGGAAGGCACGTCGCGGGCGAACCATTGGCCGGTGATGGCGCTGAGCCCGGTCTATATCGTCCGCCCGATCCTCATCATCGCCTTCATGCTGATCGCCATTGCCATCGGCGCCGAGCATACGGCCGTCACCGCGATGCAGGCAGCGCTCGCCGCGACCTTCGTCACCGCACTTGGCCAGTATGCCGCAACGCTCTATCGCCTTCGACGGCATTATGACGAAGGCCCGCGCAAGGTCGAATTCCTCGCCTGGTTCAGCGTCGCCTTTCCGATTTTTCTGATCGAGGGCGTGAGCTTCCTGCTCACCAATTCCGATGTCGTCGTCGTCGGCATCTTCCTGGAGCCGCACGACGTCGCCATCTACTTCGCCGCCGCCAAGACGATGGCGCTAGTGCATTTCATCAATTTCTCGGTCAAGGCAGCCTCCGGCCCGCGCTTTTCCTCGATCATCGCCGAAGGCGACCATGCACAGCTGGCGGTCGCCGCCGTCGACGCCGCCCGCTGGACCTTCTGGCCGGCGCTCGGGGTCGGCCTTGCCGTGCTCGGCGCCGGACATCTGCTGCTGTCGCTGTTCGGCGGCGCCTTCACATCAGGTTATGTGGTGATGGCGATCCTGCTCGCCGGCATCCTCGCTAAGGCGTTGGTCGGCCCGGCCGAAACGTTGCTGATGATGGCCGGCAAGCAGAACCTCTGCGTTGCACTCTATGTCGGCGCATTGGCCGCCAATGTCGGCCTCAACCTTGCTTTGATCCCGCATTACGGCATCGAAGGCACCGCGATTGCCACGGCCTCGGCCATGGCGGTCGAGGCGATCCTGCTGCATCTCGCCGTGCGCCGCGCGCTCGGCATCGTCCTTTTCGCCTTCGCCAGCCCCTCCGCCGCAACGCCAGAAATGAGAGTTCGATAG
- a CDS encoding GNAT family N-acetyltransferase, with protein MVRIPPVTESTDSIANRMVHDLAALNFEAPRAEARAEIGRPGRELCLYPGKLGYELQEELDFLSNRAMEPNVFFSGRFLAPAMPRLEDRQVNFALIRDHNGGGRSRMRFLMPFSIDKPGFAVGPSIIRGWSNSFGPLGTPLVDSEDAAETLDNLFEGLIARDLNLPGILVLPDLRLNGIFVRMLKAVALSRNLPVTVTNPYLRPMLQSDEEAPAYLSKTVSSSHMREMRRQWRLLEEQGTAVYAVARQPREIHIRFEEFLAMEAGGWKGKRRSALVTDRYHTAFAREAVSNLAAVDAVRVHTIDLNGKAIAAIVVLMMGGEAYTWKTAYDENYARYSPGKLLMSELTEWHLDDANIVRSDSCAVSDHPIMSRFWQEREEMGTLVIGLTQNSDRDMRQVTAQLHMYRSTRNMAKMLREKIMSLAGRG; from the coding sequence ATGGTGCGTATTCCCCCCGTTACCGAAAGCACCGACAGCATCGCCAACCGCATGGTGCATGATCTCGCCGCGCTGAATTTCGAAGCGCCGCGGGCCGAAGCGCGCGCCGAGATCGGCCGGCCGGGGCGCGAGCTCTGCCTCTATCCCGGCAAGCTCGGCTATGAGCTTCAGGAAGAGCTCGATTTTCTCTCCAACCGGGCGATGGAGCCGAACGTCTTCTTCTCCGGCCGCTTCCTTGCACCCGCCATGCCGCGGCTCGAAGACCGGCAGGTGAACTTCGCCCTGATCCGCGACCACAATGGCGGCGGCCGCAGCCGCATGCGCTTCCTGATGCCGTTTTCGATCGACAAGCCGGGCTTTGCCGTCGGCCCGTCGATCATCCGCGGCTGGTCGAACAGTTTCGGTCCGCTCGGCACGCCGCTCGTCGACAGCGAGGATGCCGCCGAAACCCTCGACAATCTCTTCGAGGGGCTGATCGCGCGCGATCTCAATCTGCCCGGCATACTGGTTCTGCCGGATCTCAGGCTGAACGGCATCTTCGTGCGCATGCTCAAGGCCGTGGCGCTCAGCCGCAATCTCCCCGTCACCGTCACCAATCCCTATCTGCGCCCGATGCTGCAGAGCGACGAAGAGGCGCCGGCCTATCTCAGCAAAACCGTCTCCTCCTCGCATATGCGCGAGATGCGCCGCCAATGGCGCCTGCTGGAGGAACAGGGAACGGCGGTCTATGCCGTCGCCCGCCAGCCGCGCGAAATCCATATCCGCTTCGAGGAATTCCTGGCAATGGAAGCCGGCGGCTGGAAGGGCAAGCGGCGAAGCGCTCTCGTCACCGATCGCTACCACACGGCCTTCGCCCGCGAGGCGGTATCGAATCTTGCCGCCGTCGATGCCGTGCGTGTTCACACGATCGATCTCAACGGCAAGGCGATCGCCGCCATCGTCGTGCTGATGATGGGAGGCGAAGCCTATACCTGGAAGACCGCCTATGACGAAAACTATGCCCGTTATTCGCCGGGCAAGCTGTTGATGAGCGAACTGACCGAATGGCATCTCGACGACGCCAATATCGTCCGCTCCGATTCCTGTGCCGTCTCTGACCACCCGATCATGAGCCGCTTCTGGCAGGAGCGTGAAGAGATGGGAACGCTGGTGATCGGCCTGACGCAGAACAGCGACCGCGACATGCGCCAGGTCACAGCCCAACTGCACATGTACCGCAGCACCCGCAACATGGCGAAGATGCTGCGCGAAAAGATCATGTCGCTGGCCGGCCGGGGCTAG
- a CDS encoding AMP-binding protein, which yields MILPPHDRYDDLYRDFSWRVPEVFNIGRAVSDDWAARAPERVCLEHFSPDGRHRAMTYRALADQSSAFANALVSLGIKRGDRVALLLPQSFETVIAHVAIYKTGAIALPLALLFGVEALEYRLKAAGVAAAITNGFGLERIRQIRGRLPMLKHVVSIDGASADAAAFGDLVSGHSPVFDAARTGPDDPALMIFTSGTTGPPKGALHGHRVLPGHIPGMQFAHEGFPRAGDKVWTPSDWAWAGGLLNALLPSLLLGVPVVSSPAQKFDADMAYRIMAEMKVRNAFIPPTALRLMRSVADPLSKYDLVLRTIGSAGEALGRETYEWARRTLGITVNEFYGQTECNFVLASSGAYGVTKAGAIGRAVPGHRVAIVSEAGDELPVGEPGQIAIASPDPVMFLGYWDDAAATEKKFAKGWLLTGDIGRQDAEGYVTFEGRDDDVITSSGYRIGPAEIEDCLIGHPAVQLAAAVGKPDAVRTEIVKAYIVLSPGHPPSEALAADIREWVKTRLSMHEYPREVEFIDALPLTTTGKVIRRLLRERAAAEG from the coding sequence ATGATACTGCCGCCCCATGATCGCTACGACGATCTCTATCGCGATTTCTCGTGGCGGGTTCCCGAAGTTTTCAATATCGGCCGCGCCGTCAGCGACGACTGGGCGGCCCGGGCGCCGGAGCGCGTCTGCCTCGAACATTTCAGCCCGGATGGCCGTCACCGCGCAATGACTTATCGCGCGCTCGCCGACCAGTCCTCGGCCTTCGCCAATGCGCTCGTTTCGCTTGGTATCAAACGCGGCGATCGCGTCGCGCTGCTCTTGCCGCAATCCTTCGAGACGGTGATCGCGCATGTAGCGATCTACAAGACCGGCGCGATTGCGCTGCCGCTGGCGCTGCTCTTCGGCGTCGAGGCGCTGGAATACCGGCTGAAGGCGGCAGGCGTGGCGGCCGCTATCACCAATGGCTTCGGCCTCGAGCGCATCCGGCAGATCCGCGGTCGCCTGCCGATGCTGAAGCACGTGGTCAGCATCGACGGGGCCAGTGCCGATGCGGCTGCCTTTGGTGATCTGGTGAGTGGCCATTCCCCCGTCTTCGACGCCGCCAGGACCGGCCCGGACGATCCGGCGCTGATGATCTTCACTTCGGGAACGACCGGGCCGCCGAAGGGTGCGTTGCATGGCCACCGCGTCCTGCCCGGCCATATTCCCGGCATGCAGTTTGCCCATGAGGGGTTTCCGCGAGCCGGCGACAAGGTCTGGACGCCGTCCGATTGGGCCTGGGCGGGCGGGCTGCTCAACGCACTGCTGCCGAGCCTGCTGCTCGGCGTTCCCGTCGTTTCGTCGCCGGCGCAGAAATTCGATGCCGACATGGCCTATCGCATCATGGCGGAGATGAAGGTGCGGAATGCCTTCATTCCGCCGACGGCGTTGCGGCTGATGCGATCCGTTGCCGATCCGCTGTCCAAATACGATCTGGTGCTGCGCACCATCGGTTCGGCCGGAGAGGCGCTCGGCCGCGAGACCTATGAATGGGCGCGGCGCACGCTCGGCATCACCGTCAACGAGTTCTACGGCCAGACGGAGTGCAATTTCGTGCTCGCTTCAAGTGGTGCCTATGGCGTCACCAAGGCGGGCGCCATCGGACGGGCGGTGCCCGGGCATCGCGTCGCGATCGTCAGCGAGGCGGGCGACGAATTGCCCGTGGGCGAACCGGGCCAGATCGCCATCGCCAGTCCCGACCCCGTGATGTTCCTCGGCTATTGGGACGATGCGGCGGCGACCGAGAAAAAATTCGCCAAAGGCTGGCTGCTCACCGGCGATATCGGCCGGCAGGACGCCGAGGGCTACGTCACCTTCGAAGGCCGCGACGACGACGTCATCACCTCGTCGGGATACCGCATCGGCCCGGCCGAGATCGAAGACTGCCTGATCGGCCATCCCGCCGTGCAGCTTGCGGCCGCCGTCGGCAAACCCGATGCCGTGCGCACCGAGATCGTCAAGGCCTATATCGTGCTGTCACCGGGCCATCCGCCAAGCGAGGCGCTGGCCGCCGATATCAGGGAATGGGTGAAGACGCGGCTTTCGATGCACGAATATCCACGCGAGGTGGAATTCATCGATGCCCTGCCGCTGACCACCACCGGCAAGGTGATCCGCCGGCTGCTGCGCGAGAGGGCGGCGGCCGAAGGTTAG
- a CDS encoding aldo/keto reductase — MEYAKFGKTGLEVSKICLGCMTFGDPGRGNHAWSLREEESRAMIRQAIDLGINFLDTANTYSNGSSEEIVGRAIKDFAKREDIVLATKVFNRMRPGPNGAGLSRKAIFDEIENSLRRLGTDYVDLYQIHRFDYTTPIEETLEALHDVVKSGKARYIGASSMYAWQFAKALYVSRLNGWTEFVSMQDHLNLLYREEEREMLPLCEDQKIAVIPWSPLARGRLTRDWDETTARSETDEFGKTLYTQSIDADRRIVEAVAEIAKARGISRAQVATAWILQKSAVTAPIIGASKPNHLTDAVASLSVKLAAEEIAALEAPYIPHAIAGFK; from the coding sequence ATGGAATACGCGAAATTTGGAAAGACCGGTCTGGAAGTGTCGAAAATCTGCCTCGGCTGCATGACCTTCGGCGATCCCGGCCGCGGCAATCATGCCTGGAGCCTCAGGGAAGAGGAAAGCCGAGCGATGATCAGGCAAGCGATCGACCTCGGCATCAATTTCCTCGACACCGCCAATACCTATTCCAACGGTTCTTCAGAAGAGATCGTCGGCCGCGCCATAAAAGATTTCGCCAAGCGCGAGGACATCGTGCTGGCAACCAAAGTGTTCAACCGCATGCGGCCGGGTCCCAACGGCGCCGGCCTGTCGCGCAAGGCGATCTTCGACGAGATCGAAAACAGTCTGCGCCGCCTCGGCACCGACTATGTCGACCTCTACCAGATTCACCGTTTCGACTATACGACCCCGATCGAGGAAACGCTGGAGGCGCTGCACGACGTCGTCAAATCGGGCAAAGCGCGTTATATCGGCGCCTCCTCCATGTATGCCTGGCAGTTCGCCAAGGCGCTTTACGTCTCCAGGCTGAACGGCTGGACCGAATTCGTCAGCATGCAGGATCACCTCAACCTGCTCTACCGCGAGGAAGAGCGGGAAATGCTGCCGCTCTGCGAGGATCAGAAGATCGCCGTCATCCCCTGGAGCCCGCTTGCCCGCGGCCGCCTGACCCGCGACTGGGACGAGACGACCGCACGCAGCGAAACCGACGAATTCGGCAAGACGCTCTATACCCAGTCCATCGATGCCGACCGCAGAATAGTCGAGGCCGTCGCCGAGATCGCCAAGGCCCGCGGCATCTCCCGCGCCCAGGTGGCAACCGCCTGGATCCTGCAGAAGAGTGCGGTGACCGCCCCAATCATCGGCGCGTCCAAGCCGAACCACCTGACCGACGCTGTTGCCTCGCTCTCGGTGAAGCTTGCCGCCGAGGAAATCGCGGCCCTGGAAGCACCCTACATCCCGCACGCGATCGCCGGCTTCAAGTAG
- a CDS encoding TetR/AcrR family transcriptional regulator yields the protein MRVSREKFAENREKILSVAGVLFRENGFDGVGVADIMKAAGLTHGGFYGHFDSKDDLALEVSRKLIDRVETRWKEHIAEAPDRPLAALLDHYIHWRTVDDPGGSCVFATLIQEVSRSRGAVRAVFSDGLSVLVDTLADIVPGETEEERRANAATTLSSMMGAVILARAVEDRALAEQFLVTMRRQLDPGSRPATT from the coding sequence ATGCGGGTCAGCCGCGAAAAATTTGCCGAAAACCGCGAAAAGATCCTGAGCGTTGCCGGCGTGCTTTTCCGCGAAAACGGTTTCGATGGCGTCGGCGTCGCCGACATCATGAAGGCGGCGGGCCTGACCCATGGCGGCTTCTACGGTCATTTCGATTCGAAGGACGATCTGGCGCTGGAGGTCAGCCGCAAGCTGATCGACAGGGTGGAAACGCGCTGGAAGGAGCATATCGCCGAAGCGCCGGACCGGCCGCTGGCTGCACTTCTCGACCATTATATCCACTGGCGTACGGTCGACGATCCGGGCGGCAGCTGCGTCTTCGCAACATTGATCCAGGAGGTGAGCCGCAGCCGCGGCGCTGTCCGCGCAGTCTTCAGCGACGGGCTATCCGTGCTGGTCGACACGCTCGCCGATATCGTTCCCGGCGAGACCGAAGAAGAACGCCGCGCCAATGCCGCGACGACGCTCTCCTCGATGATGGGCGCCGTCATTCTCGCCCGCGCGGTCGAGGACCGGGCGCTTGCCGAGCAGTTCCTGGTGACGATGCGCCGGCAGCTCGACCCCGGCAGCCGACCAGCGACTACTTGA
- a CDS encoding MFS transporter translates to MVSTALASTLARRNIHYGWVVVAATFLTMLVTAGAMGAPGVLIKPLQDEFGWETSQISSALAIRLILFGFMGPFAAAFMNYFGVRKVIVFALALIGTGFIGSLFMTTLWQLLLLWGIVVGFGTGLTAMVLAATVSSRWFTKHRGLVVGMLSASSATGQLVFLPLMAELTERYGWRSTVFFVCAMIMVAALAVLAFMRDRPADLNLPALGETQVTPPPASTSLGVALMTPITVLKEISKTSTFWILFATFFICGLSTNGLIQTHFVTLCGDFGIVPVAAASVLAVMGIFDFFGTIGSGWLSDRFDNRWLLFWYYGLRGLSLLYLPFSDFSFYGLSIFAVFYGLDWIATVPPTVKIAADRFGREKVGLVFGWVFAGHQLGAATAAYGAGLSRTELSSYLPAFFVAGAFCLLASILAITLKKSGLSNPAPAAAH, encoded by the coding sequence ATGGTTTCCACAGCCCTCGCCTCCACCCTCGCCCGGCGCAACATCCATTACGGCTGGGTCGTCGTTGCCGCCACCTTCCTCACCATGCTGGTCACCGCCGGCGCCATGGGCGCACCCGGCGTGCTCATCAAGCCGCTGCAGGACGAGTTCGGCTGGGAGACCTCGCAGATTTCCTCGGCGCTGGCGATCCGTCTGATCCTGTTCGGCTTCATGGGACCGTTCGCCGCGGCCTTCATGAATTATTTCGGCGTGCGCAAGGTCATCGTCTTCGCGCTGGCGCTGATCGGCACCGGCTTCATCGGCTCGCTGTTCATGACGACGCTGTGGCAATTGCTGCTGCTCTGGGGCATCGTCGTCGGCTTCGGCACCGGCCTGACGGCCATGGTGCTCGCCGCGACGGTCTCCTCACGCTGGTTTACCAAGCACCGAGGCCTGGTCGTCGGCATGCTTTCGGCAAGCTCGGCCACCGGCCAGCTCGTCTTTTTGCCGCTGATGGCGGAGTTGACGGAACGTTATGGCTGGCGCTCGACGGTGTTTTTCGTCTGCGCCATGATCATGGTCGCGGCCCTTGCCGTGCTGGCTTTCATGCGCGACCGCCCGGCCGACCTCAACCTGCCGGCTCTCGGCGAAACGCAGGTCACGCCGCCGCCGGCAAGCACCTCGCTCGGCGTCGCGTTGATGACGCCGATCACCGTGCTTAAGGAAATCTCGAAGACCTCGACCTTCTGGATCCTCTTTGCCACCTTCTTCATTTGCGGGCTCAGCACCAACGGTCTCATCCAGACCCATTTCGTCACCCTGTGCGGCGATTTCGGCATCGTTCCGGTGGCGGCCGCCAGCGTGCTGGCGGTCATGGGCATCTTCGATTTCTTCGGCACCATCGGCTCCGGCTGGCTGTCCGACCGCTTCGACAATCGCTGGCTGCTGTTCTGGTATTACGGTCTGCGCGGCCTGTCGCTACTCTACCTGCCCTTCAGCGATTTCAGCTTCTACGGCCTTTCCATCTTCGCCGTCTTCTACGGCCTCGACTGGATCGCCACCGTGCCGCCGACCGTCAAGATCGCCGCCGATCGCTTCGGCCGCGAAAAGGTCGGCCTCGTCTTCGGCTGGGTCTTTGCCGGCCATCAGCTGGGAGCCGCCACCGCCGCCTATGGCGCCGGCCTCTCGCGCACCGAGCTGTCGAGCTACCTGCCCGCCTTCTTCGTCGCCGGCGCCTTCTGCCTGTTGGCCTCGATCCTGGCAATCACGCTGAAGAAGTCCGGCCTGAGCAATCCCGCGCCCGCCGCCGCCCACTGA